Proteins from a genomic interval of Colletotrichum higginsianum IMI 349063 chromosome 6, whole genome shotgun sequence:
- a CDS encoding Metaphase-anaphase transition protein, translated as MSMDPPPPPVVSGDADVADVAVPVGPPKAARSESFSSHKSNDSQTAAEFIRDQMQLEADAREALPYSIENCTNILGPLRQSVFACLTCNPPPANPKDPYDGAGVCYACSVQCHGEHTLVEIFTKRNFTCDCGTKRYPSTSPCSLRINPATNTKGGVHSEEPDANNKYNQNFRNRFCACECDYDPFQQKGTMFQCLGLGTAENGGCGEDWYHPGCLVGLGPNWFDGMKKEKTAKPMVETTEAATLPTISEDSEARPAEEATAVGVKEEEDDDDDPPMPPGFPGEDDFEAFLCYKCVNANPWIKKYAGAKGFLPAVYSSQKQEKAPIVDEAPITEEANKKRRMDDGSEPEAKRLKGDSEPSENRPDDSVAVVKEETKETSTTCKWAALASPPEGEFSLFMKDDFRENLCRCSACYRKLDANPQLLEEEETYEPPLSDGADSERIGSTNGSGSLLERGESALRNVDRVRAIEGVMAYNHLKEQLKPFFQQFAESGQAIGAEDIKSYFAKLRGDEQAIKDAGEAANGSKDDEGDDQRREQSGY; from the exons ATGTCAATGGACCCCCCTCCGCCACCAGTTGTGTCCGGCGACGCTGATGTCGCTGATGTCGCTGTCCCTGTTGGCCCGCCCAAGGCTGCTCGCAGCGAAAGCTTCTCATCGCACAAATCCAACGACTCTCAAACCGCTGCTGA ATTCATCCGTGATCAGATGCAATTGGAAGCCGACGCGCGCGAGGCTCTTCCCTAC AGCATCGAGAACTGCACCAATATTCTTGGACCCCTACGTCAGAGCGTTTTTGCCTGTCTAACTTGCAATCCGCCGCCCGCGAATCCCAAGGACCCCTACGATGGCGCAGGCGTCTGCTATGCCTGCTCGGTTCAGTGCCACGGCGAACACACTCTTGTTGAGATCTTCACCAAGAGAAACTTCACATGCGATTGCGGTACGAAGCGATATCCATCTACAAGTCCCTGCAGTCTGCGGATCAACCCTGCTACCAACACTAAGGGCGGCGTTCATTCGGAAGAGCCTGACGCGAACAACAAGTACAACCAGAACTTCAGGAACAGATTCTGTGCGTGTGAGTGTGACTATGATCCATTCCAGCAGAAGGGCACCATGTTTCAGTGCTTAGGCCTGGGCACGGCAGAGAACGGTGGCTGTGGCGAGGATTGGTACCAccctggctgcttggtcGGACTAGGCCCCAACTGGTTCGATGGTatgaagaaggaaaagacgGCCAAACCCATGGTTGAGACCACAGAAGCTGCAACATTGCCAACAATCTCGGAAGATTCGGAGGCGCGGCCGGCAGAGGAGGCGACAGCCGTTGGCGtcaaggaagaagaggatgacgatgacgatccGCCGATGCCACCCGGCTTCCCAGGCGAAGACGACTTTGAGGCGTTCCTCTGCTACAAATGTGTCAACGCCAATCCATGGATCAAGAAGTACGCCGGTGCAAAGGGATTCTTGCCCGCCGTCTACTCGAGTCAGAAGCAAGAGAAGGCTCCCATCGTCGATGAAGCTCCCATCACCGAAGAAGCAAACAAGAAACGAAGGATGGATGATGGTTCTGAGCCGGAGGCCAAGCGACTGAAGGGCGATTCTGAACCATCGGAGAACAGACCTGACGACAGTGTCGCAGTAGTCAAAGAAGAGACGAAGGAAACCTCGACTACTTGCAAGTGGGCAGCACTTGCATCCCCGCCAGAGGGGGAGTTCTCGCTCTTCATGAAGGATGACTTCCGTGAAAACTTGTGCCGTTGCTCAGCATGCTACCGCAAGCTGGACGCGAACCCgcagctgctggaggaggaggagacatACGAGCCGCCGCTTTCAGACGGTGCAGACTCGGAGCGCATCGGATCGACTAACGGCAGCGGCAGTCTTTTAGAGCGTGGCGAGAGTGCTCTGCGAAACGTTGACCGCGTTCGTGCGATTGAGGGAGTCATGGCGTACAATCACCTCAAGGAGCAGCTGAAGCCATTCTTCCAGCAGTTTGCGGAGAGCGGCCAAGCGATCGGCGCAGAGGACATCAAGTCCTACTTTGCCAAGCTCAGAGGCGACGagcaggccatcaaggacgCTGGAGAAGCAGCCAATGGTTCGAAGGACGATGAGGGTGATGATCAGAGACGGGAACAGAGTGGTTATTGA